In Candidatus Hydrogenedentota bacterium, a genomic segment contains:
- a CDS encoding class I SAM-dependent methyltransferase, with product MSDIEESQLAETLASALVCPRTHQPLQARGGALVCDGGSYFRGTDGYFDFTLESAFYDMESTSEEYAVEQQESWRRFYGEFLKPWVVRENARRVLEVGCGMGMGIRFLAEDGFNAFGLDIPCLARFWARNGNDPRNFITGDGACMPFPDGYFDAVYTLGTIEHIGTKVGHYTLNDNYWDTRRAFAREMLRVTKPGGRLLVTCPNKHFPIDIHHEPTDDATPPGTARLRRYIFDRFGMNVHRPFGKYHLFSFGELRRLFCSMNNAKSVTPLPLKYYFAFKRTGSLGLLRLIKTPIIAYIENMPSAIARSFLNPFLVVEVRK from the coding sequence CGCATCAGCCGCTGCAAGCCCGCGGTGGCGCGCTCGTGTGCGACGGCGGGTCTTATTTTCGAGGAACGGACGGATACTTCGATTTCACGCTGGAATCCGCGTTCTACGACATGGAATCCACGAGCGAAGAATACGCGGTCGAACAGCAAGAGTCGTGGCGGCGGTTTTATGGAGAGTTCCTGAAACCGTGGGTAGTTCGCGAGAATGCCCGCCGCGTGCTTGAAGTCGGCTGCGGCATGGGGATGGGGATCCGGTTTCTGGCCGAAGACGGATTCAACGCTTTCGGTCTCGACATTCCGTGCCTCGCCCGGTTCTGGGCTCGCAATGGAAACGACCCACGCAACTTCATCACGGGTGACGGGGCGTGCATGCCGTTCCCGGACGGCTACTTCGACGCCGTATACACGCTCGGTACCATCGAGCACATCGGCACGAAGGTCGGCCACTACACGCTGAACGACAACTACTGGGATACGCGGCGCGCCTTCGCGCGCGAGATGCTGCGCGTCACCAAGCCCGGTGGACGCCTCCTCGTGACGTGCCCAAACAAGCATTTTCCCATCGACATCCACCACGAACCGACCGACGATGCCACGCCACCCGGAACGGCCCGGCTGCGCCGGTACATCTTCGACCGGTTCGGCATGAACGTCCACAGGCCCTTCGGAAAATACCATCTGTTCTCTTTTGGAGAACTGCGCCGGTTGTTCTGCTCCATGAACAACGCAAAGTCCGTTACGCCCCTGCCACTGAAATACTACTTCGCCTTCAAACGCACCGGCTCACTTGGCCTCTTGCGCCTGATTAAGACCCCCATCATCGCCTACATCGAGAACATGCCCTCCGCCATCGCCCGCTCGTTTCTGAATCCGTTCCTGGTTGTCGAGGTGAGGAAGTAA
- the rpoN gene encoding RNA polymerase factor sigma-54, with product MMHMEHGLRQTQVQRLMLTQKMQQAIHILQLSNIELDQYLQEQIEQNPVLDQTPKEQTVQLEEPTHDPPATPSSDGAPIDDSAFNLDDFASQWTDFRREGQDMSRNPEMAEKREYYQNSITKEESFSARLLTQLRLAAPDEKSYLIGELIVGEIDPKGYFTGSLEEIAQEAGASNEDVEKVLHLIQQFEPTGVGARDIVECLLLQISVEFPKEPQLKTLVADHLEDLERRQIPKIAKAMGVSPERVEELKDMLATLNPWPGHEYSSEETQYVTPDVIVEKIDEEFVVYLSDDSVPNVRINNQYRTMMTNGRMSREEKQYVRDKLESAKWLIRNIEQRQQTILRIARAIVEVQADFLEKGVEFIKPLTLQEIADKVGVHEATVSRATRGKYMQTPQGLFEMKYFFSPGLRKDSGGEQSSKSVQSIIKKIIDDEDKTKPLSDQKIADMLKTQGLNIARRTVTKYREAMGILSTTLRRSYQES from the coding sequence ATGATGCACATGGAACATGGCCTGCGCCAAACTCAGGTGCAGCGGCTGATGCTGACCCAGAAGATGCAGCAGGCCATTCATATTTTGCAGCTTTCTAATATTGAGCTCGATCAGTATCTCCAAGAACAGATTGAGCAGAATCCGGTTCTCGATCAGACCCCTAAAGAGCAGACCGTTCAACTGGAAGAACCGACGCATGACCCGCCGGCAACCCCCAGTTCAGACGGAGCCCCCATCGACGACAGCGCGTTCAATCTCGACGACTTCGCTAGCCAGTGGACGGACTTCAGGCGGGAGGGACAGGACATGTCCCGCAATCCCGAGATGGCGGAAAAGCGCGAGTACTACCAGAATTCAATCACCAAGGAAGAATCCTTCTCGGCCCGGCTGTTGACGCAACTCCGCCTGGCCGCTCCCGACGAGAAGTCCTACCTGATCGGCGAACTCATCGTAGGCGAAATTGACCCCAAGGGTTACTTCACGGGGTCATTGGAAGAAATCGCGCAGGAAGCCGGCGCGTCCAATGAAGACGTCGAGAAAGTCCTTCACCTCATCCAGCAATTCGAGCCGACCGGAGTGGGTGCGCGCGATATCGTGGAATGCCTCCTACTCCAAATAAGCGTGGAGTTCCCGAAGGAGCCCCAACTCAAGACGCTCGTTGCCGACCACCTTGAAGATCTGGAACGGCGCCAGATTCCGAAGATCGCCAAGGCCATGGGCGTTTCGCCCGAGCGCGTCGAAGAGTTGAAAGACATGCTGGCCACGCTGAATCCGTGGCCGGGGCACGAGTACTCCTCGGAAGAGACGCAATACGTCACTCCCGACGTGATTGTCGAGAAGATCGACGAGGAGTTCGTGGTGTACCTCTCGGACGATTCGGTGCCCAACGTTCGCATCAACAACCAGTACCGGACCATGATGACGAACGGGCGCATGTCGCGCGAAGAGAAACAATACGTCCGCGACAAGCTCGAATCGGCGAAATGGCTTATCCGCAACATCGAGCAGCGGCAGCAGACCATCCTGCGAATTGCGCGCGCCATCGTCGAAGTACAGGCCGACTTTCTCGAAAAAGGCGTCGAGTTCATCAAACCGCTGACGCTCCAGGAAATCGCGGACAAGGTCGGTGTGCACGAGGCAACCGTCAGCCGCGCCACGCGCGGGAAGTACATGCAGACGCCGCAGGGCCTGTTCGAGATGAAGTACTTCTTCTCGCCGGGCCTTCGCAAGGATTCAGGCGGTGAACAGTCGTCGAAGAGCGTGCAGTCGATCATCAAGAAGATTATCGACGACGAGGACAAGACAAAACCGCTGAGCGATCAGAAAATCGCCGACATGCTCAAGACACAGGGGCTTAACATCGCTCGTCGCACGGTGACCAAATACCGCGAAGCGATGGGAATCCTGTCAACCACGCTGCGCCGCTCGTACCAGGAGTCGTAG
- a CDS encoding MBL fold metallo-hydrolase yields MIRFCLLGSGSSGNATLIASNGVKILIDAGLSFKQIQLRAAAVGESLDDLRGVFITHEHGDHVSGLGTLARRLNVPVFLTPQTRDALPPSIGELPRVELFEAGEELQFGTIRIGSFSVPHDAADPVCYVVSSERAKLGLAADLGRSSDLVRERLSGSQGLILESNYCPDMLRRGPYPAMVQQRIRGRHGHLSNADMCALLSDIAHDALKVVVLVHISDDNNTHELARSMASRVVGGRGTEVHVARRDQPTPIFEIGV; encoded by the coding sequence GTGATTCGCTTTTGCCTCCTAGGAAGCGGGAGCAGCGGCAACGCGACTCTTATCGCTTCAAACGGCGTAAAGATCCTAATCGACGCGGGCCTGAGTTTCAAACAGATTCAGCTCCGCGCCGCCGCTGTGGGCGAGTCGCTGGACGATCTCCGGGGCGTCTTTATCACGCACGAGCACGGTGACCACGTCAGTGGCCTGGGGACCCTCGCCCGGCGCCTCAATGTGCCCGTGTTCCTGACCCCCCAGACGCGCGACGCCCTTCCTCCCTCCATCGGCGAGCTGCCGCGGGTGGAGCTTTTCGAAGCCGGCGAGGAACTCCAATTCGGCACTATCCGCATCGGCAGCTTCAGCGTCCCGCACGATGCCGCCGACCCGGTCTGCTACGTGGTGTCCAGCGAAAGAGCCAAACTGGGGTTGGCAGCCGACCTGGGCCGCTCCTCCGACCTTGTGCGCGAGCGCTTGTCTGGGTCGCAAGGGCTCATACTCGAATCCAACTACTGTCCCGACATGCTGCGGCGAGGCCCCTATCCCGCCATGGTGCAACAGCGGATTCGCGGGCGCCACGGCCACTTGTCCAACGCCGACATGTGCGCCCTGCTGAGCGATATTGCGCACGACGCGCTCAAGGTGGTCGTGCTGGTGCACATCAGCGACGACAACAACACGCACGAGCTTGCCCGTTCGATGGCCAGCCGCGTAGTCGGCGGCCGAGGCACGGAGGTTCACGTCGCGCGGCGCGACCAGCCCACTCCCATATTCGAGATTGGCGTATGA